A stretch of DNA from Schistocerca americana isolate TAMUIC-IGC-003095 chromosome 3, iqSchAmer2.1, whole genome shotgun sequence:
tatcctgtgcaagcttcttcatctcccagtacctactgcaacctacatccttctgaatctgcttagtgtattcatctcttggtctccctctacgatttttaccctccacgctgccctccaatactaaattggtgatcatcccttgatgcctcagaacatgtcctaccaaccgatcccttcttctagtcaagttgtgccacaaactcctcttctccccaatcatattcaatacctcctcattagttatgtgatctacccatctaattttcagcattcttctgtagcaccacatttcgaaagcttcttttctcttcttgtctaaactatttattgtccatgtttcacttccatacatggctgcactccatacaaatactttcagaaatgacttcctggcacttaaatctatattcgatgttaacaaatttctcttcagaaacgctttccttcccattgccagtctacattttatatcccctctacttcgaccatcatcagttattttgctccccaaatagcaaaactcctttactactttaagtgtctcatttcctaatctaataccctcaatatcacccgacttaattcgactacattccgttatcctcgttttgcttttgttgatgttcatcttatatcctcccttcaagacactctcaattctgttcaactgctctttcaagtcctttgctgtctctgacagaattacaatgtcattggcgaacctcaaagtttttatttcttctccatggattttaataccgactccgaatttttcttttgtttccttcactgcttgctcaatatacagattgaataacatcggggagaggctacaaccctgtctcacatgtACAAATACCGTATCATATTGCCAGTTGTTTGAAATAATGCAACAACTAACAGTGTCCAACATGCCCTCTTTGAAAGAACAGGCTACTGAAGCATGTAATGTAACTTGTGAATTTTCCCAGTGAATCCCTGAGCAGTGTCTTTAAcgacaaacaaatattttttatcaaaGCAAATCGGAGCAGTCAACTCAGTTTCTCTTAAGTCACCCTTCAACAACTTCAAATACTGACTGGTGTTTTGGCAGACAATTGTGACTAGTCAGCTTTCAAAttgtggtgattttttttttttttttttttagtaaagatGTCAACTGTTAATAAACCTGTTTCCAATGTCTCACGATCAGTGTGAACCCACTTTTTGAATTCTGTTGATTATTCTGGATCCCATTCATTAAATACTTTTTCCAAGTGTGCCATTACTGCTTCTTCAGCAGGACAATTTTGCTATCTTTGTAACACACAGCCCTTTGAATACAAATTACATATGGTCTTTCCTCTCAGTTGTTTGTAATACTCTTTGCTATTAGTAACTTGGAGCATGAGCTTTACCATTCTGGTGTATAGTGCAAATgcaaaaatatgtacaagaaccaccaATGATGACTTTGGTCtgaggtcacaaaattttgaaaagccAATTTCAGGTCCAAATGTATTACGTTACATTGCACACAGCTCCTTCCGATTACACAACAGCAGTCACTTTTGTATGTGTTTTGGAACCACTTAGCCGAACTGACACACCTTCCTCCTTACCTGGACACATCCTACTGAATTCATACTCTTCGTAAAAGTTTTCAACTCGATCAGTAACCATTTTGCCAGGCTTTTGCTGTCTTTTGCATGCATCTGGTATAACACAAATGCCTTTCTCTCTCTTTAGCTATCAGGCTGACTTGACAGTGTGCTGTGAAACGCCGAACTTTGCTACTGTTTTCTATATTGACCCAAATTTTTGTAGCCACAGTCAGTAGTTGAAATTTTCTTGCCCTGTTGGGTATACCAATTTCCTTTCTTAGTTCCTCAGTGAGATCAACATAATCTTTACATAAGTTACAACATTTTTTGGATTGGCTTGGTTGGCTTTTTCCTGCAGAAAATCTAACAGCAGATGTGATCTCGCCTGCAATTGGACATTGCACATGTTAGTTTCCTTTTTACGTAGCTATGTTTGTCTCTAGCAGTTAACCTCTGAATTTTCAGTGAAGTAGTGCCTGGAGAAGTTAAACTTTGATTTAGTGTTCCCAAAGTATCCATTTGTAATTCAtctgaagatagaaaatctgaatgtTGAACTGTAATTTGAATGTGTGTGCTTTGCATCTTGTGTTAATTTTGTTTCCAGGTATAATATTTCTTTTTGCACGATTTTTGAAACGATTGCCCATGGTAAGATCTACATTTGACAATGTAGTTTTTCTTCCCAAATGGAGTGTAACAGCATTTTTGTGCTATTTCTTGCATGTTGAGGCATTTTTCTTTGTGATGTGGTCATTACCTGCAACCTGGACCTCTCATTATAGAGCCATAAGTAAATTTTGCTCCACTGACCATCTGTCTACAGACTCTAGccgaattttctttgaataaaatttgtattgtggcattttgatggtattttttccAATCCAAAGATCGTCAGTCATCAAAACACTGGCATGTTACTGGAAAGTGATTCTACTGAGTTTTACTTAACCTTGCAAGGATCTAAGCAACGAGCACACCAGTGCAGACTGCGCTGAGCGTTAGACTTGAAGAGTACACTGTGTGTACTATTCTCTCTGTTAAACAAATAGTGAAACACAGTGCATTTTATGCTGAATCTTGTTAGTCCATAGGGGGAATACAGACTTTCTACAATAAGCAGAGGCTGTTTTTGTGGGCTAGTGGGCAGTCTTGTGTCAGGGGATGGGGGTGCATATCTGCAAACTGGGGGAGGCCAAAGATTTAGTCAGCATAAGGTAGCAGGAAGGGTTGGCCACAGGACCTTGGTTCTGCAACTGAGTCTATGTTCATTGCTGGAAGACTTCAGCCATTTCTGCAAGAGGTGGTTCGCGATGTACAATCATGACATAAAATGTAAACATGTCACAGTGGACCAACATCAGATAGTGAGATATTACTTGTcgatatacaaataaaaaatatgtccAACAAAACACAGGCCACAGTTTGTTGAAATGTAGCTTCTTGCCATAATACGTTCCTTCAAATTAGTCCGTCATTTTCAGGTATTGTTAGCACATGTTGGAAAATTGGACATGATTTTCTGGATGCTTGAAAACATGTTCTTTCCAACTGTGATTACTGTGATTACTGTGAAATCAGTTATGGAAATTAGAATTTATGAAAGTAGATTGAGTGTGTTCAATTTTAGTGATTTTTACGAAAATCAAATTTGAACTGATTTTGTAGAAATTTAGAAAGCATTATGTGCATGATATTTCATATTTGGAAAACCCTATGTTGCTAAGTTATGTCCAGGTTTTATGTTTATCATGCCTTTAATCAGTGAGATATAAGAGGCCAAAGTTAAAGCTTTATTCACAACATAATTTTTCCCGTTAGTTCGCTTTGATTTATGTGGCACTAGCTTTGTGCCTGCTGCTTCACTTGCCCAGActatatggtctgcacagatttctattttttttaaattgaatttgtaTGTTGTTGTGTCCACTGCTTATGTGTTAATCTACAAACTGTGCAAGCAGTGTACACAATTAAAGCTCCAGACAGGATATTAAAATTTAATAAAGCAATTCTTTGTACAAGATTTCCagatttaaaaaggaaaaatttaattgaatttatataTTCTTACGCACGGTGTTCTTATACAAATCAGTGGTCTATAAACAGTGTAGCTGGTCATCTCAAACAGATACCCTGTACATGGAATAGCATTTAAACATGATATCTATTTTACATTCAATAATGATTAGTTTGCAcagtaattacaataaaaataattttataaacatgtgGTAGGCttattgaaaaattaatgtattaagaCCCGCTTCTTTTCTATGCAATTTTAACGAAACCAATGTATCACGGAGACTGTTAAATAGCATTCTTTGTTTAAGGTCGCTAATTGCAACACCTTCAAAACTTCCCACATTTGCTGGTAATGTCATAGAAGCATTGtctctttccattttttttttgttgatcctGCCAGTTCATGTGatgatgtttccatagaaacttttgtCCCCTAGCGTGTACTTCTTCATTTATAATGAAGAAGTCAGATATCAGTTTTCGTTGATTAAGCTTTAAAAATGTTGTAATATTATGAAATATTATAAATACTTCCATCTCCTGTTTCACCCTGCTTgcagttgaattttcaaaaatgctgaagtaggtaatttttttccttttctttctttctttcttccctgactgagaaaccaaataacaatttttcatagttatagcttcaaaattgctccagtagagacatattttcaaaaaccctTTCATCCCCTTGGAGGTgggatttcgaaaaatcccttcataAACAATGCCTCCTGGTGCTTTGGGCTTGGCAGTGATGAGTCAATGAATCAGTCAGAACATTTTCTTCTATACATAGAGATTGTTAGCCCGTATTAGAAATTAAACGCACTGTTCTAGGAGGATTAAAACATGTTATTTTGAATGAGACTGATTTTGAAACTTTAATGTTCATCTTTCCACAAAAATGGTCGTCTTATTGACAAATTTGTATTCCGCATCCTTGTGCCACCAAGTTGTTGTGTACTACGTTTCTTGTTTTGCATGTATTTGCCCTTAAAGagataaaaattggaaattttaattttcttctttattcgAATTATCTAATGGTCTTTTTAATGAGCCCAGTTTGGAAAGTTCCATAGAACATAGTTTTTAGCAAAATCAGGTAAAAAAATACTGTATTTTTGAGCTTTGTTGCAAAATCAACTTTGcacttaatttattcagtattggaAAGGGTCATGTGAATGAAACTTTGTATTTGAGAACTTTGATTTCttaggttactacatgccaagttCTAAGTTTATCATACTTTTAGTCCCTTAGATATAAGAAGTCAAACTGTGAAATTTATGGCCAAAATTCATTTCTTCCAACAAAATAATGCTCGAGACATGACAGCTAAAACGTCGCCAGAAATTCACTCACTCTACTAAAATTTGTGTGTGGAATCAAAAAAGTGACTATATCTCAGTCAATATTGCTTTGATGAATGTTAAACTTCACCAATGTTCATTGACAAAATGTGCAAGTGTTCCTATAAAATTTCATTGAAATCCATGACGGTTGAGCAGGAAAATGTTCTGAAAGTaggtgatttgacatggaatgacctaaTTACTTTTTAATAAAGCATCTTTTTGTTGAGTTGAGTTACTGCACTAGTTTTTGTGTTGAGTGAGGAATGGGAACTTGCAAATTATATACAAACACTTGTGTATCACCAATTTTTGCGGCACCCAAAGTGGTAAAATGTGGACACAAGTAGAGGGAAACATTATAGGCATCCTGCTCTATCACATTTCAATTGTGGCATTATTACAGTCAGCCATTAGGTATGAACTAGTTTCAGATATTAACATATCCTCACTATATGCGGAGTGAAACGGTTGATAGGGAAAGTGCAGTTGTGTGTTTTTACCACATCGTTATCAgccaaaaactgaagaaaactgaagaaaattgAAGATAGCAATTAATTTCCTCCCATTTTATTTTTGGGTGCTACATCTGTTGTtaaaatgatgttgcagtgaagcAGCATTTATAATGTGCCAAATGTAACttgcagcacattacaattgtcgATTGTGGGCATGACAGAAGTGCCCGTGCAAACTCGATAAAGAAGATTATATGAATATGAGCCCAAAATGTATCCTTCTTTAATGAGTTAGTGCAAAAGCTTTGTGTGCCCCTGTTATAGGGCAAGTCAAAAAGGACAACAACCATGGATATTGAAATTTATTGATATCACTTACAGAATTAGTAGATTTGTCATTTTGTAACGAACAACctgaagtttcacataaaagtctcaagtgtcatttttgtttgatgtgactaccatttgtgatgtggcaaacatCCCATCAGTTATGTTTCTTCCTACATTTGTTGCAGCAAATTCAGTGTAGCTTGAGCAGTGGCAGTGTAGGTTCAGTTTTTCAGGTctgctaaattgtttggtaggggaaGAACATACAcatggtctttaatgaaaccccatagaaagaaatccagtggtgtcaagtctggggagtGGCCATATGATTGACTGTTTATGGCCAGTCCACTTATCTGGAAAGTTATTATCGAGGAAACCTCAAGTTTTCGTggggaaatgaggtggtgcactgtcttgctggtagtaaaccaccccatctcggtcatcttcatcAATCTCTGGAATTAAAAAGTTTACAACCATATCCAGATACACAaaaccagtgacagttttctccatgcAGAAGAAAGGGCCACACACTTCCAACTTGGTAAGAGTAAATTTGCAAAGAATAGATCGTAGATGAGCATGGAGGTTCTTTGACATATTTGGTGtgaagtttatggtgaacagttgttgcagagttagTTTTGTGGAACCAGAACACACAGCAAGCATGCTCCACGCCAGTGAATGTAGCCATTTTAACTGGGCAGTACAATGGTGCTCCTGGAAGTGGAATAGACTCATGATGCTCTTTGTAAATCAgacatgactcaccctgtatgtaaatCTTGATGAAGCATGATCACTGTTATGTGGTGCAAAAATGAAGTTGCTGAGTGTGTTAAGTAATAACACTAGACAAAGATTCTTATGTGTGACATGCAAGATATTTTGCTCTTCAGAATGTGATATATGCACTGCAGCGCAACTGGCTATTGTGGATTAATACATatactgttcacatacagtttgtTGCTTCGTCTGACGCTAATGCTCAACTGAGCTGTTTTCATGGCCATCTGCTGGTTTCAAACTGCGTCGTAGAACCCACTATCTGGTTTCCCCTTCCACTAACATCTCTGTCCATTTTCTTTGTATTCAATACTTATTTTCATTGCTGTCTCCCTTGTCCTCTTCAGatattcttctgtgaagtattaaaTTAATACTAGTTGTTTTGAAAGGTGTTGTGTAATGATGTTGAACATGCAGATGTTTGAGGCTCTAACTGTATGCATTGGGGTTATAGGGAAAGAAAACAAGATCAAATAATGAAAGTAGTAGAGGAAATGAAATTGTGGACAGCAAATGTTGCATGAAGTGAATGTTTAGTGTAACTACTTGAGTCCATTTGAAGTTACCACCAATATCAGTGGCTCTCTTCCACTCTGATCCTTCTTCTTATATTTGTTTTTTCAGTATTAAATCTAGTTAAGAGAAACTTCGTATTTCAGAGGGAATCGTTGTAAAGAAACTGCTCTGCTTGTTATGTTGTGTGTAAAAAactgattttattttctgtttcagaaACAACAGCTTGCCCATGACACGAATTTCTACAAGGAAATCAGTTGAAATTCAACCCAACAATAAACTTTCTGACACAGACACAAAAATAAGAGTTATAACTGGAAGGCATGACAGAAGAAAACAAACTTTGAAAACAATTTTGAGAGATGAGGCTCCAGTATTTTTGGCTCATGAAGAGGTAGTGGTTTCAAACAATCTTAAAAAAGGACGAAAATCAAGTAAAAACAGATTAAAAGGTGAGGATTTAAGTAGGCCACCACTCAGAGGTGGGCTTACAGAAACAAAGACCAGATGCATACAAGTTACAGAGGAAGTTGGAAAAGCTCTGAGAACTGGTGCATGGCAGAATCGTAAAGAGGACATTGGTTCGTTATCTTGTAGAAACAAGCAACCTACAAACTGTGATTCAGACATAATGAGTGTTGACAGTGCAGTGTCAAGAAAACGTGTGAACACCAACATACCACCACATAAAGAAAGCACTCCAACAATGTTGAGTAAAGTGAGAGAGAACCGTAAGGCTAGCAGGTGCTGTGCTGAATGTAAATCTGTGGTGTTTGATCGTGATAAACTACGATTGAGAGGTGCTCTTGGTGTAAAAATTTGTGACTCTTGTTGGTCAAAAAAGAAACCTAAAGAGGTACATGTAGCCACACAACCTGTATTACCTAGAGCAACTTCACCAACAGTTAAGAAATGTCTGGTGAAGCTTTTCGATGTGTCGAGATATCCTGCTGGCCATCCTTTCGGCAAAGGTTTTCTGTCACAGAGATCTCTCAAACGCAGATTTAATGAATCTCAGGTTGTTCTAAATGATACAGCTAATGAAATGATTGTGCAGCCAAAGAGAGCACGTAGAGGTGGCAGCTCAACATTTCCAGTAGAATTTGTAAATACATCCAAAGAACAACAATGCAAAGACGgtaaacaaatttttgaaataaatagcAGACAACTGAATGAAACAGGTGCAAAAGAAAGGACTCGGGCTGCTTCTAACTCCAGAAATGTGTCAAGCGTAACTACTGATGTAACCACAAGTAACAAAAATGAGAAGAGTTATAGGAGGACAAGTGACCAATCTACTGCAGAAAACACTGAGCAGGAGAAACTAGGGAAAAAGTTATCAGTTTCACCATTGAAAGTGAATGCTCAAAGATTACCAGAAAGAAGAGTTTCTAGGAAAAATAGTCTAAGCACTGAAACCATAACAAAAACAAGAACTTCCAGAAGAAGCAGCAGTAATAATGAATCAGCATCAGAAAAGAAAACTTTACGAAAAAATGGCTTGAACACTGAAGTTCCATCTGAGAAGAGAACGATACAGAAAGAGAAAGGCAGTGAGAATGTTGAATCTTCAACAGAGAAGTCTGAGAGAAGTAGCATGACCACTGAAATTTCATCTGAGAGGAAGTCCCGAAGAAGCAGCATGAATGCTGAAATTAATTCACAGAAAAAAACACCACAAAGAACGAAAATGATGGTGGAGACTGCATCAGAAAAGATGGTGTCACGAAGTAGTAGTGTAAATGCTGAAATTGAAGGAGGGAAGAAAACGTCACGGAGAAGTAGCACAAGTACTGAAACTACACCTGCTAGAGTTTCAAGAAGAAATTCTATAAATACTGAAACTGCTTCTGAAATAAGGGTCTTAAGAAGAAATAGCAATGAAACATCTGGAACGAGAACAAAAAGAGGAAGTAGCACTTCAAATAACTTGAGTAAATCTGCACTTCCTGTTCGAATCCAGAGTAAAAATGAAAACCTACCTGGTTTGTTAAGAAAGGGCCAAAAACAAGTAATTTCTTCAGGAAAAGCAAAAATTGCATTATCCAATTTAGAAACTAAAGGTGATAGAAACACTTCTAAAATAAGACTTTCACAAATAAGATCTGTGGCATTGAGGAAAATGTTACCAGAAGCTGCTGTTGCTAAAAGTAGTCTAACTAATAATAAAAAGACACAACTCATTCTTGAGAAGAATAAACCGAATACTGTGATCTCTCGTAAAGGTAGTGTGCTACCGAAGTATAGTAAACCAGGGGAAAGGCCTCATGCAAAAAGTGTGTTAACAAGAAAAACTGGTAATGATTTCAAAAACAGGAAGAGTTTATCCCATGGAGGCAGCAAGTCAGTTTTTGGTAAATTGCATTCAAAGATAACAACTGTACAACATATTAAGAAATCTGATGTTAATACATTGGACACATCTCCATTGTCAGAAAAAACTGCTGCATCTAGGAAGAGAAAAATGGATCTGCCAGACAAGTCACCAGGCGTAAAGAAGCGTAAAATAGAAAGCGTGCCTGTAAGAAGAAAACAAACAGCTGTAGAAAAAGAATTCACAAGAGCTAAAAATCTCACTTACAAATGTGACATGTGCAATAATAAGTACAGTAGTCTTGCAGAGGAGAGGTTGCATGAACTTTCACATACTGGAAGGCAGCCTGTTCTTGTTTTACACAAATGTGATAGCCCTCAGGGTGTGCTTTCATTAATAAGGGAAGATGATTTTTCTTCATTAAATATTTGCAGCAGTGATAGTGAAATACAGAAAGGTGTAACATACGAGATGAACATGACATATGATGGCAGTAATACTGAAATGAATGCAGAAGCTGATATTGGAACAGTGCAAACTGTAGAGAGGAAAGATGAAGATACAGATGCTATACAGGTTGAAAACCTTGAAAATACTGACGAAGAGAGAAAGTCAAATGTAAATAAGTCTCTTGAAATGGTGGAGACTGGTGAAATGCATGATACTGACCACGAGAAAAGTATCCCATTTGATAATTGTGACACTGTTCCTGTGTTAAAGAAACAGGACATTGAACACAGTCAGCAGAGGATACGTAGTGATGCAGATATATGTCCACCTGCTGAGATGGATAAAAATAAAACAGACCCCATTCTTGAGAACTCAAAAGCATCCAAAGCAGAGATTGAATTGTCCAAAGAAAGTTCTTCTGTCTGTTCCCCAGAAATAGCTAAAAAGCCGAAAAGTTCAGATGAAATTGCTGTGCTTCTGGAAGAAATTTTTGGTGAGAGTTCAGAAGAAGATCTGATATCAGTTACGGGAATCAGGAATTTGAGACAAACAGCAGATGCAGTTAATTCAGGTATTGATAAAACAAGTAAGTCATCAATGGAGAAACCTCCTTATGGCATGAATGCCCTGCAGCACACTTCGGTTACCCAAAATTTGGCAACAGTAGTTCCTAGTGAAACTGCTGAAGCAGTAACTCAATATTTAAAAGGAGAAACACACAATCCAGAAGAAATACTGCGTCAGCTGAACTATGGAGATAAAATTGTCGTAGAAAATGAAGCAAAGACCGATACAAAAACGTCAAGTGATACTGACCAGGCAGATACTAACATTAAATTGCCAGGTGATGTGGAATTAAATAATAGCCACAAGGATTGGGACAGTGAAGGAGGTAGCCCTGAAACTTCTAGTGTTAATAATATTGAAGGTGAAGTTACTAAATTAAAAGATTTTGAAGATGATGAAGGTAATAGAAAACAGCTTGTTGATAATGAATCGGAAGTTCTTGATGGAAGTCAACAAGTACAGTCACATGATGAAACAGTGTGTCTCACCAGTGCTAAGGAGAGTATTTTGGAACTTTCTACCGACATTACAGataataaaaatcaaaatttggaaGACAGTACTCATGAAATTGCAGTGGGTGGAAATAATGTCCTCGAAGGCAAGACTTCTGATGACATGCGTATGACAGATGACATTTCACTTGGAGGTAACAAAGATTTTCCAAACAGTGTTACAAAAGATGATTCTGTGATATCTGTAAAAGGCAGTATAGCTTCAGAAAGTAGCTGTCAACAGTCACAAATTGAGACAGTAAATCAGAATGTTGGGCACCATGATGCATATTGTATTGATAGTGCAGGAGCCAGTCCACAACACAAGTATAAAGTTGACAGTGGAGATAAACACAGCATTTCAGTTCTTGTGGAAAGTGTAAATGAGGAAGAACAAAAAGCCACTGACCAAGAAAAGCAGGTTATGTTGGGTACAACAAACAGCACAGTTACGCATGAAATTGTGGAAACATGTGGTAATAATGACAAGTGTGATGAGAGGGAACTACCATCAGAGATATGTCGTGATGATGAGACAGTGTTAGAATGTAATGATAAGGACACTGTGTTAGAATGTAATAAAAAGGAACAATTCAAAAGCGACAAAAATTTTCACCCTGAAGATATCACTGAAAACATAGTAAATGAGGAACAAGTTGATAAAAAGCCTATAGAAATAATGGAGGGAGAGACTGGCAGTGAGATAAATGGAAAGATAATTATTGAGCAGGTTGAGTGTGTAGATAATTCAGACCTACTGAATAAACAGAACTCAGATGAAGTTAGTGAAATAGCAAAAATTGAAAGCAATGCCTctgaaaaatgtaacacaaatacgTCTGTTGAAACAAGCAGCCAGCCTGAAAATGAAACTCATGCTCTAGGTGAAGTGACACCTCCAACAGATCTTGTACTAGCAGCTAATAATGAAAATGAAGTTAATTCTACAAAAGATTCTTTAGCGGATGTATTACGGAATGAAATTTGTGAAGATGAGGCAGGTGCTACTGAGAATGGCTTAATAAAAGATGTTCTTCTGGTTGAGAATAAAGAAGCAAATGAAATGCTTATCACTGCATCAGATGACATAGTTGGTGTTACCGAAACAGGCAGTAGAAGCATTGAAGTGCATTCACCATCAGAAGCAGATACAGTAGAGTGCATGGAGATAGACTCTGGAAAAAATAGTAATGATACAGCGCCAAAACTGGATGAACTTAATGGCCACAAAT
This window harbors:
- the LOC124605179 gene encoding uncharacterized protein LOC124605179 isoform X2 → MTRISTRKSVEIQPNNKLSDTDTKIRVITGRHDRRKQTLKTILRDEAPVFLAHEEVVVSNNLKKGRKSSKNRLKGEDLSRPPLRGGLTETKTRCIQVTEEVGKALRTGAWQNRKEDIGSLSCRNKQPTNCDSDIMSVDSAVSRKRVNTNIPPHKESTPTMLSKVRENRKASRCCAECKSVVFDRDKLRLRGALGVKICDSCWSKKKPKEVHVATQPVLPRATSPTVKKCLVKLFDVSRYPAGHPFGKGFLSQRSLKRRFNESQVVLNDTANEMIVQPKRARRGGSSTFPVEFVNTSKEQQCKDGKQIFEINSRQLNETGAKERTRAASNSRNVSSVTTDVTTSNKNEKSYRRTSDQSTAENTEQEKLGKKLSVSPLKVNAQRLPERRVSRKNSLSTETITKTRTSRRSSSNNESASEKKTLRKNGLNTEVPSEKRTIQKEKGSENVESSTEKSERSSMTTEISSERKSRRSSMNAEINSQKKTPQRTKMMVETASEKMVSRSSSVNAEIEGGKKTSRRSSTSTETTPARVSRRNSINTETASEIRVLRRNSNETSGTRTKRGSSTSNNLSKSALPVRIQSKNENLPGLLRKGQKQVISSGKAKIALSNLETKGDRNTSKIRLSQIRSVALRKMLPEAAVAKSSLTNNKKTQLILEKNKPNTVISRKGSVLPKYSKPGERPHAKSVLTRKTGNDFKNRKSLSHGGSKSVFGKLHSKITTVQHIKKSDVNTLDTSPLSEKTAASRKRKMDLPDKSPGVKKRKIESVPVRRKQTAVEKEFTRAKNLTYKCDMCNNKYSSLAEERLHELSHTGRQPVLVLHKCDSPQGVLSLIREDDFSSLNICSSDSEIQKGVTYEMNMTYDGSNTEMNAEADIGTVQTVERKDEDTDAIQVENLENTDEERKSNVNKSLEMVETGEMHDTDHEKSIPFDNCDTVPVLKKQDIEHSQQRIRSDADICPPAEMDKNKTDPILENSKASKAEIELSKESSSVCSPEIAKKPKSSDEIAVLLEEIFGESSEEDLISVTGIRNLRQTADAVNSGIDKTSKSSMEKPPYGMNALQHTSVTQNLATVVPSETAEAVTQYLKGETHNPEEILRQLNYGDKIVVENEAKTDTKTSSDTDQADTNIKLPGDVELNNSHKDWDSEGGSPETSSVNNIEGEVTKLKDFEDDEGNRKQLVDNESEVLDGSQQVQSHDETVCLTSAKESILELSTDITDNKNQNLEDSTHEIAVGGNNVLEGKTSDDMRMTDDISLGGNKDFPNSVTKDDSVISVKGSIASESSCQQSQIETVNQNVGHHDAYCIDSAGASPQHKYKVDSGDKHSISVLVESVNEEEQKATDQEKQVMLGTTNSTVTHEIVETCGNNDKCDERELPSEICRDDETVLECNDKDTVLECNKKEQFKSDKNFHPEDITENIVNEEQVDKKPIEIMEGETGSEINGKIIIEQVECVDNSDLLNKQNSDEVSEIAKIESNASEKCNTNTSVETSSQPENETHALGEVTPPTDLVLAANNENEVNSTKDSLADVLRNEICEDEAGATENGLIKDVLLVENKEANEMLITASDDIVGVTETGSRSIEVHSPSEADTVECMEIDSGKNSNDTAPKLDELNGHKYICDSSEVKDTELDLLTQPDGVCDASQETDSSYKGNINTTCDVSSKLDNKIVVSDSGHDIEYEEISATLDSGPELKIDNVEPEVESPDSGHNLDALNAGHEGENVLQTETLDTEHEQQVLNPNNELSIEFASQKIQTFNDGLEMKATNDTNSKDVGVDDCSPCTDHDGTNNSDESHQHTVQESAKEGTPVDVDQRAQSVDSNNLVDTKESEMEPLISNCGVDTTGKSEVVEAGTTAQEIEITDSSCGTQKVVSTCEDKTDDDVNCKIETEDVNSEAEVEKTRQGLETADADHEVELVSASEVASNEVVVALDASSEGDALVSGDEVGTDIPFVPTSDLSTNSEITAGISDCCPSLVGVENLSFNVRHTVPDVFEEDEQILQEVGDHSILQEPDCADRNVETLTKGQNEIQEAEIADNVKPPLAVGLNGMNEKVIDECRAKMRADSDEMLKDNLNLPDSGDNDIAGLEPISDDELDFM